Proteins encoded in a region of the Acetobacter oryzifermentans genome:
- a CDS encoding HVO_A0114 family putative DNA-binding protein: protein MVEMKDVLRSQKKKEILLIGFDGLDEVGKRLAAAFEGKKQEPRHTFITLDLMWRTLTPRRQELLQVMSGRKPMSIRGLSKLIGRDVKATHGDIQVLLAAGLLEKIGDKVVFPYDGFHVDYELKAVA from the coding sequence AAAGAAATTCTTCTGATTGGTTTCGATGGTTTGGATGAAGTGGGCAAACGACTGGCTGCAGCGTTTGAAGGTAAAAAACAGGAGCCCCGTCATACATTCATAACGCTTGATCTCATGTGGAGAACACTGACACCACGTCGTCAGGAGTTGTTGCAGGTGATGTCAGGCCGAAAGCCCATGTCGATAAGAGGTCTGAGTAAGCTCATTGGACGGGACGTGAAAGCTACTCATGGTGATATTCAAGTCTTGTTGGCAGCAGGTCTGCTTGAAAAGATCGGAGATAAAGTCGTATTCCCTTACGATGGGTTCCATGTGGACTATGAATTGAAAGCCGTAGCTTAA
- a CDS encoding type II toxin-antitoxin system RelB/DinJ family antitoxin — translation MVSDQDGPCRFPWERQERSPYSFAFTNVKAQTDDVFVGGHIMASINLRIDDSLKKAAYDRLSELGVTPSDLIRQTFEYVVATGKLPVRRTVVSDDGLELLGVVRERLASPEPSLPVSLDDL, via the coding sequence ATGGTCTCTGATCAGGACGGTCCCTGTCGTTTTCCATGGGAACGACAGGAACGCAGCCCTTATTCATTTGCCTTTACAAACGTAAAGGCACAAACAGATGATGTGTTTGTTGGAGGACACATCATGGCTTCAATTAACCTGCGCATCGATGACAGTCTGAAGAAAGCGGCCTACGATCGTCTGTCAGAACTCGGCGTGACACCCTCAGATCTCATCCGCCAGACCTTTGAATATGTCGTCGCTACTGGCAAGCTCCCTGTCCGGCGCACTGTTGTATCGGATGACGGTCTGGAGCTCCTTGGCGTCGTTCGAGAGCGTCTTGCCTCGCCTGAACCGTCTCTTCCGGTTTCATTGGACGATCTGTGA